GCCGCGGGCTTTCGCCCATCCAAGGTATGACGACTCGCCGCCGCATTCGTGCGACGTTGCTCAAGATCGCCAAACTCCTGGCCGAACTGAAGCCCGACATCGTCGCCCTTCAGGAAATCGACGAAAACTCCCGTTGGGCGGGCAATTTCGATCACTTGGAATTCCTGCGTGAGTTCGGTGGTTTCGAGCACGCGGTCTTCGGCATCAACAACCGTCGCGAGGGCCTGCTCAATCTGAGTTACGGCAACGCGATTCTTTCGAGGCATCCGATTGCCGTATGGGAAAACATCGCTTTCGGGCAAAGCAAAGTGGGCGAGAAGGGGTTTCTGTTTGCCGAGATTGATTTTCACGGACGCCACCTGCCGATCGCCAACATGCATCTGCATTACCGGTCAAAGGTGCACCGGTTTGCCCAGGTGGACCGGTTTCTGGCCTACTTGCACGACAAGCAGCGCGACCGGCACACTCATTGGGCGGTGCCACCGATCGTATGCGGTGATTTGAACAACACGCATCACGCGTCCGATGCCACGGCGACGTTGCTGAGCCATTTGCATGATTACGGGGACTATTCATTGCACCCGAGCAAGGGCTGCACGTTCCCGTCACCCCTGCCGGGGCGCACGCTGGATTTTATTTTTCTGCCGCCCGGTGCACGAAATGCCGAAAGCCACGTCGTGCGCAGCTTTCTCTCCGATCATCGTCCGGTGGTGGTGGATTTCGAGGTGGCGTGAGCGGGGATGGTTGAAAAAACCCTTTGCTCCCGGTCGTGTTTTTTGCGGCGATGATCGTTCACATGGATCGCATCGCCCAAGCCTTCGCCCGCGCCCGTGCCGCCAATCGAGCCGCCTTCGTCGCCTATCTGTGCGCCGGTGATCCGGATTTTGATACCTCGCTCGCCGCCTGCCGTGCGCTGATCGAGAACGGCGTCGATGTGCTTGAGTTGGGCGTGCCGTTCAGCGATCCGCTCGCCGATGGTTTGACCAACCAGCTCGCCGCGCAGCGTTCGCTCGCCGGTGGCATGACCGCCGCCCGCGTGTTCGAACTGGTGCGTCGCATCCGCGAGTTCGCGCCGGATACGCCCATCGTTTTCTACACTTACTACAATCTCGTGTTCTCGAATGGTGTGGACGCCTACGTGCAAGCCGCCAAGGAGGCCGGTGTCGACGGCATGCTCACGCTTGACCTGCCGCCCGAGGAGGCCGCCGATGTGCAAGCCGCGTGCGCATCCAATGGCATCAAAACAGTGTTTATCGTGGCTCCGACCACGCCCGAGGCGCGCCTCGCCATCATCGGCAAGGCCGCGACGGGTTTTATTTATTACGTGTCTCGCGAGGGCGTGACCGGCGTCCGGGATTCGGTGGCGGCCAATGTCCCCGAGGCGATTGCCGCCATCAAACGTCACACTGCGCTTCCCGTGGTGGTGGGTTTTGGCATCGGCAAACGCGAGCACGTGGCCGAAGTCGCCGCCCATGCCGACGGCGTGGTGGTGGGCAGTGCGTTGGTGAACGTGATCCGCGATCATCTCTCCGAACGCGCGAAAATCGCTCCGGCGCTGGCGGCCAAGGCGGCGGATCTCGTCGCGGGGACGCAGCGTTAAGATTTTCTGACGGTTGAAGGAGGCGGCCGGATGGTTTCCGGCGCCTTTAGAACCTGTTGATGAACGCTAAACCTTTGAAGGTTTAGCCCATTGAGACTTGGTCTCATGTTTTGATTGACTGTTGGCGTGCCGACTGCATTCATTTTTTAATGATAAGGAGTCTCAATATCGATTAATTTCAGCTGATCGGCGCCTGCTCACGAATTTGGCGCAAGATTCAGTAAGAAATACGCAACAACAGGGACGCAGCTATGCAGCGGTTGCCCTTATCATTACCCGTTTCGATTTCCGCTCGTTCCTTCTTTAACCACCGCACTTATGTCTTCGACCGACGCACTCGCCAACTCCTCCACTGATTCGTTTTTTCCGGCCGAGAAAGCCGCCCACATCCTCGATCACATGAACGAGGACCACGCGGATTCGATCCTGAATTATGCCCACCATTTCGCGCGTCGTTCGGCGGCGACGGCGGCCCGCCTCAGCGGTATCGACCAGACGGGGATGGACCTCGTGGTCACCGAGCCGGCCGGCGAAACCTCGGTGCGCATCGCCTTCGAGAAGCCGCTGACCTCGCCTGAGGACGCCCACATGGTCCTTGTCGGGATGGCGCGCGCGGCCAGGCAGCCCGCTGCGGCCAATCCCGATGCCGCCACCGCGAAGGCCCGCGCGGCCATTGATCAACTCAAGTCCGGTTTGCGCACGGCCATGCTCGGCACCGCCTCCGCGGCCGGCGAGCCGGATGCATCGGTCGTCCCCGTGGTGCTCTCTGCGGATGGCACGTTGCATACTTACGTCAGCGAAATGTCCGCCCACACCAAAAACCTTCGCGAGTCCGGCCGCGCCAGCGTGATGGTGATCGAGGACGAAAACACCGCCGCGCAACTGCTCGCCCGCAAGCGCCTCACGTTGCGCTGCGCCGCCGCGTTCATCGAGCGGGATACGCCGGTGTTCGCGACAGTGATGTCCGCGATGAAGGAGAAATTCGGACCGGTCATGCAGCATCTCGAAGGCATGACTGATTTCCACGTGGTGCAGCTCACGCCGGCCCGCGGCCGCCTGGTCTGCGGTTTCGGCCAGGCGTTCGACGTTGATCCCATCGACTGGACCAAAGTTTCCCATGTGGGCGGCGACGGCCAGGGCCACGGACACACCGCTCGTAAATAATCTCCATGTATTCCCTTCGCTCCTTTTTTATCGCGCTACTGGCGCCCGCATCCGTGGTTTTCTCGGCCGAGCGTATCGTCACGCTGGGCGCTCCCGTCACCGAGACGGTGTTTGCGCTTGGCGCCGGTGATGCGTTGGTGGCGCGTGATGCCTCCAGCCTGTATCCGGCGGCGGCGGCTGCGCTGCCCGACGTGGGCTACTTCCGCACGATCAGCGCCGAGGGTGTGCTCGCGCAGAATCCCACGGTGATCATCGCTGATTTTGGCACGGGTCCGGAATCCCAGGTTCAGTTGCTGAAAAACTCAGGAGCCAAATTCGTGCACCTGACGGCGCGTCCTTCGGCGGAAAACACCGCCGTCATGATCGAGCAAGTCGGCGCCGCCGTGGGCCGTTCCGAGCAGGCTGCGGTTTTGGTTGAAAAACTACGCGCACAATTCGCCGAGGCCGCCGCGCTGGCCAAGGCCTCGGGCCGCACGCCGCGGGTCATCTTTGTCATGGGCATCAGTGGCGGCGCCTTGCAAGCCGCGGGTGACAACACCGCGGCGACCGGTCTGATCGGGCTCGCGGGCGGCAAGAACCCGCTGTCAGGATTTAATGGATACAAGTCGGTCACGGCCGAGGCAGTGCTGGAGCTCGATCCCGACTTCATCCTCTATGCGAAGACGCTGCACGGTGGCGGCACCGCGCTGACCATGGAAAACGCACCGGCCTGGCTGGCGTCTTCCCGTGCGATGCGTGAAGGCAACGTGAAGCCTATCGACATGACCTATCATCTCGTCTTCGGCCCGCGCATGGGCGAGGCGGTGCTGGATGTCACGCGCATGCTTCACACGAAGTAAGCAAAGACTGTTTCCGAAAAGATGATCACGAGCGCGAGCGGACGGCGGTGGTTTTTTATTCTGCTCGTGCTCGCGCTCGGTGGCACATTTTTGTGCACGGTGCGCCTCGGTGCGGCGTCGATTACATGGCAAGATCTCTTTTTCGCCCTTACCGGGCGGAGTGAGGACCTCTCGCGCGTCGAGCGCACGGTGATCTTCGACATCCGCCTGGTGCGGGCACTCGCGGCGCTCGTGATCGGCGCGGTGCTGGCGGTATGCGGTGCGGCGATGCAGGGATTGTTTCGCAATCCGCTCGCCGATCCCGGTCTCGTCGGTGTCACCAGCGGTGCATCGGTCGGCGGCGTGCTCTACATGAAACTCGGCGCTACTGCGCTGGCGGGAGTGTCGGCGGTGTTCGGAAGCTTGATGCTTCCGGTGTGTGCCTTCGCGAGCGGCCTGCTGATGACCGTCGTGATGCACCGTTGTTCGCAAGTGGGCGGACGCACGGTGGTATCGCTCATGCTGCTCGCGGGCGTGGCGATCAATGCGCTCGGTGGCGCCTTGATCGGTCTGGTTTTGTTTTTTGCCGACGACGATCAGTTGCGCCAGTTTACATTTTGGACGCTGGGCAATGTCGGTCATGCGTCGTGGATGAAGCTGGCGGTGGCCGCGCCGTTTCTACTCGTGGCTCTGGTGCTCTCGTTGCGATATGCGAGGCCGTTGAACGCACTGTTGCTCGGTGAAGCCGAGGCGGGGCATCTCGGTGTTGATCTACAACGGGTGAAGAACACGTTGATTTTTGCCACGGCGGCTGGAGTCGGTGCGGCGGTCTCGGTGGCGGGCGGCATTGGATTTGTGGGACTGATCGTGCCGCATTTGATGCGTTTGGTTATCGGGCCCGATCATCGCTGGTTGTTGCCGGCATCGGCGCTGGGCGGAGCGATCTTGCTCGCGTGGGCGGATATTTTTGCGCGCACCGTGGCGGCGCCGGCGGAGCTTCCCATCGGCGTGATCACCGCAGTCGTGGGTGCGCCCGTGTTTTTCGCACTGCTGCAATCGCAGCGTAAAACCCATTTTGCCTGAGCCATGTTGCGTGCCGAAAACATCCGTGTGATTCGCAACGGTCGCCCGATTCTGGATGGCGTGTCGTGCGAGGTTCCGGCGGGCAAGGTGACGGTGATCCTCGGTCCGAATGGTGCGGGTAAGAGCACATTGTTGCGCTTGTTTGCGGGTGAGTATTCGTCGGATGCCGGACAAGTATCGCTGGGTGGACGCCCGTTGTCGGAATGGCGTCCCAAGGATGTTGCGAAGTGCCGTGCCGTGTTGCCTCAAGAGTCCTCGCTGACGTTCCCATTCCGCGTGGATGAAGTTGTCTTGATGGGGCGGGCTCCGCATGTGCGTGGAATGGAATCGGCGCACGACCACGCGATCTCGATGCAGGCACTGCAACGCGTGGATATGGCGGGGAAGCGTGAGCGGATTTTCCCGTCGTTGTCGGGCGGAGAAAAACAACGGGTGAATCTGGCGCGAGCACTGGCGCAAATCTGGGAGCCGGTGGGGGCGAACGAGCTGCGGCTGACTGGCGACGCGGCGACGACGGGCAAAGCTACGCGCGTGTTGCTGCTGGACGAGCCGACTTCAAATCTCGATCTCGCGCACCAGCATTCCACGTTGCGGGAGGCACAGCGTTTTGCGCGCGACGGTGCGACTGTGCTGGCGATCCTGCATGATCTCAATCTGGCGCTCGCGTATGCGGATCAAGTGATCCTGCTGTGCGACGGACGAATCGCTGCCGCAGGTGAAATCGCCACGGCGCTTACGCCGGCTCGGATCCGCGAGGTGTTTGGCGTCGAGTGCCGGTTTATGGAGATAGCAGGACAGGGCAGACCCTTTATTCATGTGCTACCTATGAGCGCTGAGACGCGTTAAAGGCTGATCAAGGCAGAGTGATGTTAAATTGTTAACTCACTGATTATTATTTTATTATGTTAATAGCTTGTTGAATTGCTGCAATCGAATGGTCTTTTGTTTCGGTTAATTGATCTGTTAATCACTGATTTATAGGTTGATACGTAATTAGCAATTACGGGCAAAACTACGCAAGAAACAGGAAGTATTTAGGAGCGTCCGGGGTGTATAGTGAGACTGAGTCTTGATTTCACAAATGACCGACAATGCCGCTCAGCACCACGTCCTCCTTCGAACTGACGAAGCGTCCCTTCGGCTGGAGGAGTATCTGCTTTATCAAGAGACATTTGAAGCAGTGGATGAAACGACCCAGCCAGGCATGTTCCTGATCGCGATCGGTCTCGAGGGACAAAGCGTATGGAAGCTAGGCGATACCGAATGCAAAGTGGGTCCTCAAGAGCTGGTCGCATTTTCCTCTTCGGCCGACTTAAAGGTGCGCCGCGATGGTGCGCGTCCTTTCCGGTTTTTGCTTTGGCATTTTAACATCGAAAATATGCGCATCGTTCGCGGCGCGTTGGGGCAGTCGGATTCGGTGGATGCCGCGACCTGTCGCACCAAGGGATGGCCGATGGCCGGACCGTTTAAGATGACGGCCGATCAGCAGTCGCTGGTGCTTTCGTTGCGCTGTGCGCCCGCCACTCCGCTGCGCGCGCTTTGGTATGGGGCGAAGCTTCTTGAGCTGTTTGCCATTCTTCAGCCGCCCGCCGTGCTCGAGAAACATCAGAAGTCAGGCTACCTGCATCCCGCGGTGCAGAGCGCATTGGCGGCGTTACACGCCAATTTTGCGTCTCCGCCGACGCTGGTTGCAATTGCTTCGAATGCCGGGATCAGCGCACCGCATTTAAGCCGTCTTTTTGCGCAGGAAACCGGCACGACAACGAGCCGTTACCTGCGTCAGTTGAGAATGCAGCGCGCGTCGCAATTACTGCGGACGGGCGAGTGCAATGTCACCGAAGCCGCCTTGGCGGTGGGTTATTCGAGCTTGGGCCAGTTCAGCCGGGCTTTCCGGGAAACGCTGGGCCATTCGCCGGGCCAGCACAGGCGGATGCACTGAGCTGCACAGCAATTTCCGGCAAAAAAACCGCATCCAATCAGCCGCAAAACGAACCGCTGTTCTGATATATTGAGAGTGAGTCTTATTATCTCCCAAGCCTTCAAGAAAACCAAATCACCACAATTTCAGTGAAGAACCCCGGGTAGCCCCGCCCGCCTTCCGACATCCGGGTTATGAATAAAACCGCCAACCAATCCTACTCTTCCGCCTTTGCGCCCGCCCGTCGTCTGGCGCGCCACGCCGTGGGTGGATTCACGTTGGTCGAGCTGCTTGCGGTCATTGCGATCATCGGTGTTCTGACCGCGCTGACGATGTCGGCCATCGGGCATGCGCGTAGTTCCGCCACGAAGGTGCGCGAGGTCGTTGCAGCGCGTTCGTTGATGCAGGCCTACCTGCTTACGCCCGCGGACAACAAAGGCGTATTGTTGCCCCAGTCGGGGGCCTATTCCCAGGCGTCGACGAATGAGGCCGGCCAGGTCATCACGCTGGCGATCACCGCGGCGGCCTGGCCGCATCGTTTGCGTGCTTATCTCGGTGATCGATTCAAGGGCACGCTCTATCTGGACGAACAGGGTGAGTATTACGATGAGCTGATGACGCAGTCTCCTGGCACGATGCGGGACTACGCGCTGATTCGCAGCCCCTCGTTTGGCATGAACGGACAATTCGTGGGTGGCAGTGGTGCGATGATGGTGGACCCACCGATCCGGCGTTTGGCGCAGGCGGCATCGCCGGCCAAGCTGATTGCGTTCGTCTCGGCGCATGACCGCACACTCAACGAAAAGTCAGGATTCTGGCGCGTGGCGGCTCCGGTGTATGGCTGGCCCGCGGCCGAGCTGACCTCGATCCCAGATCAAAAATCGCAGGACGCCGCCTATGGTTACGTGGCGTTCCGGCACAAGGGACAAGCGGTGGTGGCTTATCTGGACGGACACGTGGAGACGAACACCTCCGGAGAATTGCGTGATATGCGCCGGTGGTCCGATGAGGCCTTCCGTGCGGACAATCCGAACTATGTGCCGGCGGCGATGCCTTGAGCACGCAGGCATCGCGCAATGGATCTCCAATTTTTCAGCAAATTTTTTCGTCAACCATCAGCCAAACCATGAAGACACTTACTCATTCTTTGCGACGCGCCGCTTGCGTGTTGCTCATCTCGTTCGTCGCTTGCGCGGCGCACGCCAGCTCCACGCTTTTGCAGGACATCGATCTTCCGGGGACCGAGGGACTCGTCGAATGGACGAACGTGTCCAGCACCAACAGTGCGCTCACGCCTTCAACCGGCGCGGGCACGCTCGCTCCGGTTTCGCCCGGCTACAAAGCGTCAATGGGTTTTTATTCTTACATGGGGCACTACAGCTTCACGGCGGGAACGACGGCCGGTTTCGATATAGCCAATGTGGTTCTTCAATACACTGGTGGTTACAATCCGGACTATTCGTTTGATCAATATCTGGCCTTCAACAACACGACGCCCGCCGCCCTCACGGCCGGCCCCGTGCTCACTTACACCTACTCGGGCGGCACGGGCACGCTGACGCCGACGTTTTCATCGGTGATCGGTGGCCCGACGACGCTCTTCATCGAAGCGATGGGCAGCGATGTGACTTTTTACACGTTTGGCTGGCAGTGGGATTTATCGGCGGTCACCGAGACGATCACCGGCATCAGCATCACGACCAATGTGCCGGTGCATACATCTATCACGGGAGTGCAGATCGCGTTGAGCGACACGTTTGCCGGCAGCGCGATTCCGGAGCCGGCCACTTACACCGCGATCGCCGGGGCGATCATTTTGGCTGCGGCCTGTTTGCGTCGCGGCAAGCGCACGGCGGCCTGAGCGGTGTCCTTTCAGTCCATTTTTCCAACATCACTATGAAATCATCACTCCTCTCACGCGCGGCGATCGCCGCTCTCATTCTCGCGGGCTTCGCCACGGCGGCCCGCGCTACGACGAATGGAGTCAATCAGGCTCCGCTTGGAACCACGACGACCCCGGGCGTCGGCTATGCATTCTTCGAGGACTTCACCCGGAGTGCAGCTCCGGCTCCGTATAACTTTTTCTCCACCGCCGAGACGGATGCCGATGTGATCACGGCTACCTTTGCGTCAACAATGGCCGGTGGCTCGGCTGCGGGCGGCGGTTTACGAATCTACTCCGGCAGCGGACCTACTCCCAATGCCTTTAACATCACGCTCAGTGTCACGGCGGTTCAGGATTTTAGCGTGTTCTCCCTGCAAATAAAGCATACGGCGCCGAGCAGTGGCAACTGGGCCGATTTTTTCACCATCAGCACGATCGACGGCCAGGCCGGGGTTCAGTCTTTGGTGAGCAATTCGAACGAGGGCTCCCAGCTTGATTTTAATATCTATCAGTGGACTTGGACTGGTCTCGATATTGATGCTTCGGAATCGTTCAACATCACGATCACCAGCAATGCGGATCATGTTTCCGTCGACAACATCCGTCTTGATGCCGGATTTGCAGTTTCGGCCGTTCCCGAGCCTTCCGCTTACGCCGCTATTTTTGGCGGACTGGTGCTTGCCGGTGCCGTCTTGCGTCGTCGTCGCACGGCCAAAGTCGCCGTCTAAGCCAGTTGGTTTGAGTTTATTTTTCCGGCGTCCGCTGAGCGGAGCCGGGATTGGTGAATCGTCGTAAAGGTCAACGGGCCGCAGTGCTTGGTCGCGCTGCGGCTCCTCTTTTTAGCAGCACAGATTTTTTATGTCCTCCTTGCCCGCCATCATCTGTGAAATCACCGCGCCGCGTTCGGCGCAGGCGGCCGCACTGGCCGAGATCGCCGGACTCTGCGCCCGCGATGCGGGGCAGCGGCTGGTGGTGAAGACGCTCGTCATCGGCCGGTCCAAGACGGGAGTTAACGAGCCCGTGCTCACGTTGCATCTGCCGGTGGAGCTCGCTTCCAGTCAGAATCAGATCTGGTGCCTGGCTTGCCGTCTGGCGTGTTTTTGTCCGGATGCTCGCGTGAGCGTGCTGGTTCAGGGAGCGTTTGCGGGCGCTGAAAAGGCCGCCCGGACCCGTCGCCGCCGAAGTGCCTGAGTGGATACGTAAATTTCAGACATCATGTTTGTCCCTGATGATTTTCACGCGAGGCCGGGCGTGCCGCGTTCTCTGGATCTGCCCGGACGCCTGCGGATCAGCCGGTGTTTTCGCACTACGCCGGAAGGGCGCATCGCGGTAACGGACGACTGGGTGAAGTTGCTGAACGCGATGACGCGGCTCGGTCCGGTCGCGTTGCAGACGCGCCATGCCTACGCGCGGATGGTGGCGGTCACGCTGGTGCCACAGCTCTCGTGGTGCGCCCAGCGCCGGTGTGCGGCCGATGCGGTCCGTTCGCTTCAGTTTCATTTCGATCACTGGCAGTGTGCGTGGGCGCGACTGGCGCATTGTGATTGTTGCGGTTCTCCGGGACGCATCGAGGTGTGCAACGAACACGGGCTGGATTTTCTACAAGTCTGCGCACTGCCTGAATGTCAGGTTGCGGACTGGGCTGATTTCCTGGCGGATGTGACGCTGGAGGATTCCGGCAAAGATGATGTGGTTGGAATACCGTTTGAAAGCGGCGGCTTTGCGCGCGCGCCTGCGCAAGCCGCGCTGGTTTCCAATGATGTCGATCAACTCGTGAGACTGCTCACGCGACTGTCGGAAGACGAGGGATCGGTCAGCTGCACATTGGTGACGGAAGCGGTGTGCCATCGTCGGGAATTTTCGCTGAACCGGGTTGTTGCTGAAGACGGCGTGCTGACGGCAGGCGAGGGTCTTTCGCGATTCCAACTTGGGCTGGTGGCATCACGACGACTGGCGGTTACCCTGCGTGAAGATGGTTTTCATTTACATGTTGTCGGAGCGGATGATGCCCTGCTGCTGACGCTTTCCGGAGCCGCCGGCGCCTCCGATAATTTTTTATGGAAAGAGGCGTTGCGCGCCGTGTTTCCGGCCATTTGAGTTTGTATCAGTCATGTCCTTACACATCGCAACAAACCGCGGCTTCGCATGCATCACGAAGGCAGCCGGCCTCAACATCGTATGAGCACGGAAACGATCACGGATTCCCGCACTCATGTCATTGTGCTCGGCGGCGGATTCGCCGGTCTCGCGGCCTGCCGGCAGCTGAATGATCCGCGCGTGCGGGTGACGCTGGTGGATCGCCAGAATCATCATCTTTTTCAACCGCTACTTTACCAGGTTGCGACCGCGGGACTGGCAGGTCCCGATATCGCCCAGCCCCTACGACACATTCTGTCAGACCAGGACAATGTGACCACGCTCATGGACGAAGTCCTGCGCGTTGATCTCGATGCGAAGCGAGTCGAACTCGGCCATGGTGCGCTCGCCTACGATTATCTCATCGTGGCGCTCGGAGCGCGCACCGGCTACTTCGGCCGCAACGAGTGGGCGCGCCACGCGCCGGGTCTGAAGACGCTGGCGGAAGCGACGAACCTGCGTCGTGACTTGCTGCTCGCCTTTGAGCGCGCAGAGACGACTTCGGATCAGGCCGAACGCGACCGGTTGCTCAGTTTTGTAGTGGTGGGCGGAGGCCCGACGGGTGTGGAAACGGCTGGCGCGCTTGCCGAGCTAGCGCGGCGTGTGCTGGTGGATGATTTCCGCCGCATCGACCCGAGCCGTGCGCATGTGCATCTGGTGGAAGCCGCGCCGAAGCTGCTCACGATGTTCACGCCGGAGCAGTCTGAATACACGCGCAAGCGCCTCGAAAAAATGGGCGTGACGGTGCATCTCGGTTCGCCGGTTAGCGAAGTCGGCGAAGGCTACGTCGTGGTCTCGGGCCAACGCCTTGAGTCAGCCGTGACCATCTGGGCGGCGGGCGTTGAAGGCAGTCCGGTTACACGCACGTTGACCGGTGCCACGCTGGATCGCGGCGGTCGCGTGCAACCATCGCCTGACCTGAGTCTGCCGGATCGTCGCGAAGTCTTTGCGGCGGGCGACTTGGTTGCGCTGACGGATGTGAAAGGCGTGCGCGTGCCCGGAGTCGCTCCGGCGGCCACGCAGATGGGCGGCCATGCGGCGCGCCAGATCCTCGCCGATCTCAATCGCAAAGAACGCGCGGCGTTTGTTTACACGGACAAAGGCAGCATGGCCACGATCGGCCGCAGCGCAGCGGTGGCGTATGTGTTCGGCATTCGCTGGAAGGGGTTTCCGGCGTGGTTCCTCTGGATGTCGGTGCACCTGATGTTCCTGCTCGGCATGCGTAATCGCATCGGCGTGTTCCTCAGCTGGATGTGGTCTTACTGCCGCTGGCAGCGCGGCGCGCGCATCATCGTGGATCTGCGTGCACCGGCGACCGGGACGGCTCCCGACGCGAAGAGTGCGTGAGGATTTGGCTTGAGCGGGTGGGCATGGAATCGCGTTTATAGCGCCCATGCCCACTTCGCCCCAACGCGTTCTCCTCATTGAGGACGACCGCCTGCAGGTTCGCGTGACGGAGCAGTTGCTGGCCAATGCGCGCATGGAACGCTTCGAGGTTGATTGGGCGCCGACCTTTGAAGATGGGCTGCAAAAATTACTCACGGGCGGCTATGCGGCCTGCCTGCTGGATTTTCAGCTCGGCGAACGGGATGGACTGGAGTTGTTGCGCGAAGCCCGTGCCAAGGGGAATGACACGCCGGTTATTTTTCTTACCGCGGACTCCTCCGAGAAAGTCGATGCGGCGGCGATGGAGGCGGGCGCCTCGGATTATCTGGTGAAAGGCGAGATCACGCCACGCGTCCTCGAACGCTCGATCCGTTACAGTTTGAAGCTGGGCGAGGCCATGCGTGAACTGCGCCGTCTGGCGACGCGCGACGCGCTCACCGGCCTGCTGAACCGCCGGGCCTTCGATGCGTTGCTCGCCG
This portion of the Rariglobus hedericola genome encodes:
- a CDS encoding DUF2470 domain-containing protein → MSSTDALANSSTDSFFPAEKAAHILDHMNEDHADSILNYAHHFARRSAATAARLSGIDQTGMDLVVTEPAGETSVRIAFEKPLTSPEDAHMVLVGMARAARQPAAANPDAATAKARAAIDQLKSGLRTAMLGTASAAGEPDASVVPVVLSADGTLHTYVSEMSAHTKNLRESGRASVMVIEDENTAAQLLARKRLTLRCAAAFIERDTPVFATVMSAMKEKFGPVMQHLEGMTDFHVVQLTPARGRLVCGFGQAFDVDPIDWTKVSHVGGDGQGHGHTARK
- a CDS encoding type II secretion system protein, yielding MNKTANQSYSSAFAPARRLARHAVGGFTLVELLAVIAIIGVLTALTMSAIGHARSSATKVREVVAARSLMQAYLLTPADNKGVLLPQSGAYSQASTNEAGQVITLAITAAAWPHRLRAYLGDRFKGTLYLDEQGEYYDELMTQSPGTMRDYALIRSPSFGMNGQFVGGSGAMMVDPPIRRLAQAASPAKLIAFVSAHDRTLNEKSGFWRVAAPVYGWPAAELTSIPDQKSQDAAYGYVAFRHKGQAVVAYLDGHVETNTSGELRDMRRWSDEAFRADNPNYVPAAMP
- a CDS encoding heme ABC transporter ATP-binding protein, whose product is MLRAENIRVIRNGRPILDGVSCEVPAGKVTVILGPNGAGKSTLLRLFAGEYSSDAGQVSLGGRPLSEWRPKDVAKCRAVLPQESSLTFPFRVDEVVLMGRAPHVRGMESAHDHAISMQALQRVDMAGKRERIFPSLSGGEKQRVNLARALAQIWEPVGANELRLTGDAATTGKATRVLLLDEPTSNLDLAHQHSTLREAQRFARDGATVLAILHDLNLALAYADQVILLCDGRIAAAGEIATALTPARIREVFGVECRFMEIAGQGRPFIHVLPMSAETR
- a CDS encoding FecCD family ABC transporter permease: MITSASGRRWFFILLVLALGGTFLCTVRLGAASITWQDLFFALTGRSEDLSRVERTVIFDIRLVRALAALVIGAVLAVCGAAMQGLFRNPLADPGLVGVTSGASVGGVLYMKLGATALAGVSAVFGSLMLPVCAFASGLLMTVVMHRCSQVGGRTVVSLMLLAGVAINALGGALIGLVLFFADDDQLRQFTFWTLGNVGHASWMKLAVAAPFLLVALVLSLRYARPLNALLLGEAEAGHLGVDLQRVKNTLIFATAAGVGAAVSVAGGIGFVGLIVPHLMRLVIGPDHRWLLPASALGGAILLAWADIFARTVAAPAELPIGVITAVVGAPVFFALLQSQRKTHFA
- a CDS encoding heme/hemin ABC transporter substrate-binding protein; the encoded protein is MYSLRSFFIALLAPASVVFSAERIVTLGAPVTETVFALGAGDALVARDASSLYPAAAAALPDVGYFRTISAEGVLAQNPTVIIADFGTGPESQVQLLKNSGAKFVHLTARPSAENTAVMIEQVGAAVGRSEQAAVLVEKLRAQFAEAAALAKASGRTPRVIFVMGISGGALQAAGDNTAATGLIGLAGGKNPLSGFNGYKSVTAEAVLELDPDFILYAKTLHGGGTALTMENAPAWLASSRAMREGNVKPIDMTYHLVFGPRMGEAVLDVTRMLHTK
- the trpA gene encoding tryptophan synthase subunit alpha, which produces MIVHMDRIAQAFARARAANRAAFVAYLCAGDPDFDTSLAACRALIENGVDVLELGVPFSDPLADGLTNQLAAQRSLAGGMTAARVFELVRRIREFAPDTPIVFYTYYNLVFSNGVDAYVQAAKEAGVDGMLTLDLPPEEAADVQAACASNGIKTVFIVAPTTPEARLAIIGKAATGFIYYVSREGVTGVRDSVAANVPEAIAAIKRHTALPVVVGFGIGKREHVAEVAAHADGVVVGSALVNVIRDHLSERAKIAPALAAKAADLVAGTQR
- a CDS encoding endonuclease/exonuclease/phosphatase family protein; protein product: MPRVRIVTFNIAHGRGLSPIQGMTTRRRIRATLLKIAKLLAELKPDIVALQEIDENSRWAGNFDHLEFLREFGGFEHAVFGINNRREGLLNLSYGNAILSRHPIAVWENIAFGQSKVGEKGFLFAEIDFHGRHLPIANMHLHYRSKVHRFAQVDRFLAYLHDKQRDRHTHWAVPPIVCGDLNNTHHASDATATLLSHLHDYGDYSLHPSKGCTFPSPLPGRTLDFIFLPPGARNAESHVVRSFLSDHRPVVVDFEVA
- a CDS encoding helix-turn-helix domain-containing protein, translating into MTDNAAQHHVLLRTDEASLRLEEYLLYQETFEAVDETTQPGMFLIAIGLEGQSVWKLGDTECKVGPQELVAFSSSADLKVRRDGARPFRFLLWHFNIENMRIVRGALGQSDSVDAATCRTKGWPMAGPFKMTADQQSLVLSLRCAPATPLRALWYGAKLLELFAILQPPAVLEKHQKSGYLHPAVQSALAALHANFASPPTLVAIASNAGISAPHLSRLFAQETGTTTSRYLRQLRMQRASQLLRTGECNVTEAALAVGYSSLGQFSRAFRETLGHSPGQHRRMH